One Natronolimnobius sp. AArcel1 DNA window includes the following coding sequences:
- a CDS encoding acyltransferase, which translates to MTKRYVSLPDAAEAGMCEFIDEVDRRLSSDEDTCSVVEDVLIDLSGDREAYERWQSGADVSAAERVRLQSYDPCNTTLESEYYAEKDEDVFRRSKHLQWLWRQFDSLPIADNVEFALRFRRMLADHLFEECGDGCRFFKGITFTYGHNITIGDNTIVHDGVHLDDRGKLTIGDRVSISDGVHIYSHDHDVVDQTEVRNYHTQIGDDVRLTYDSMVRAGNTVGENAIIGARAIVQHDVPAHHIAVGMPAQSVKIKPGWEDVATPLENAGVNRQDERRLEYDLPEDFDVFDEFQRDLQPPQ; encoded by the coding sequence ATGACAAAGCGGTACGTCTCGCTCCCCGATGCGGCAGAGGCGGGGATGTGCGAGTTCATCGATGAGGTCGACCGTCGACTCTCGAGCGACGAGGACACCTGCTCGGTCGTCGAGGACGTCCTGATCGACCTATCGGGCGACCGTGAGGCCTATGAACGCTGGCAGTCTGGTGCAGACGTCTCGGCGGCCGAGCGCGTTCGTTTGCAGAGTTACGACCCCTGTAACACGACACTCGAGAGCGAGTACTACGCCGAAAAAGACGAAGACGTGTTTCGGCGCTCGAAGCACCTCCAGTGGCTCTGGCGGCAGTTCGACAGTCTCCCAATTGCAGACAACGTCGAGTTCGCCCTGCGATTCCGGCGGATGCTTGCGGACCATCTGTTCGAGGAGTGTGGCGATGGCTGTCGCTTTTTCAAGGGAATTACGTTTACGTACGGCCACAACATCACGATTGGTGACAACACGATTGTCCACGACGGCGTCCATTTAGACGATCGCGGGAAACTCACCATTGGCGACCGCGTCTCAATCTCTGATGGCGTCCACATCTACAGCCACGACCACGATGTCGTCGACCAGACCGAGGTTCGCAACTACCACACACAGATTGGCGACGACGTGCGCCTGACCTACGACTCGATGGTTCGTGCGGGCAACACCGTCGGCGAAAACGCCATCATCGGCGCGCGGGCAATCGTCCAGCACGACGTGCCTGCCCACCACATCGCCGTTGGCATGCCAGCACAGAGCGTCAAAATCAAACCAGGCTGGGAAGACGTCGCAACCCCACTCGAGAATGCCGGCGTCAACCGACAGGATGAGCGCCGTCTCGAGTACGACTTGCCTGAGGATTTTGACGTGTTCGACGAGTTCCAGCGCGACCTTCAGCCACCACAGTAA
- the prf1 gene encoding peptide chain release factor aRF-1 — protein sequence MSQEGEQEQSDRKKYEFRKVIEDLKDFDGSGTQLVTIYVPDDRQISDVVAHVTQEHSEAANIKSKQTRTAVQDALTSIKDRLRYFDTYPPDNGLVLFSGAVDSGGGRTEMVTKVLESPPQPVTSFRYHCDSDFLTEPLEEMLADKGLYGLVVLDRREANVGWLKGKRVEPVKSASSLVPGKQRKGGQSAQRFARLRLEAIDNFYQEVAGMANDLFVPKRHELDGILVGGPSPTKDEFLDGDYLHHEIQDNVIGKFDVAYTDESGLKDLVDNAEDALADAEVIKDKKQMEEFFEELNAGNQATYGFDQTRENLIMGAVDRLLISEDLRKDVISYDCGECGNTDREVVDRRKSTPEHTCTDCGAEVDATDDDREDAIDHLIEIAEQRGTETKFISTDFEKGEQLYNAFGGFAGILRYSTGV from the coding sequence ATGAGCCAGGAGGGTGAGCAGGAGCAATCCGACCGGAAAAAGTACGAGTTCCGGAAGGTAATCGAGGATCTCAAGGACTTCGACGGCTCCGGTACACAACTCGTAACGATCTACGTTCCCGATGATCGACAGATCAGTGATGTCGTCGCACACGTCACACAGGAACACAGCGAAGCGGCCAACATCAAGTCAAAACAGACGCGAACGGCCGTCCAAGATGCCCTCACGAGCATCAAAGACCGGCTTCGGTACTTCGACACCTACCCGCCCGACAACGGGCTGGTGCTGTTCTCGGGTGCTGTCGACTCCGGCGGCGGCCGCACCGAGATGGTCACGAAAGTCCTCGAGAGTCCACCACAGCCAGTCACCTCCTTTCGGTATCACTGTGACTCGGACTTCCTGACGGAACCACTCGAGGAGATGCTGGCCGATAAGGGCCTCTACGGGCTCGTCGTCCTCGACCGACGCGAGGCGAACGTCGGCTGGCTAAAGGGCAAACGCGTCGAACCGGTCAAGTCCGCCTCCTCGCTCGTCCCCGGCAAGCAGCGCAAAGGTGGTCAGTCCGCCCAGCGTTTCGCCCGCCTGCGCTTAGAGGCCATCGATAACTTCTATCAGGAGGTCGCGGGGATGGCAAACGACCTGTTCGTTCCGAAGCGCCACGAACTCGACGGCATTCTCGTGGGCGGTCCCTCCCCGACGAAAGACGAGTTCCTCGATGGCGACTACCTGCACCACGAGATTCAGGACAACGTCATCGGGAAGTTCGACGTGGCCTACACGGACGAATCCGGCCTCAAGGACCTCGTCGATAACGCCGAGGACGCACTCGCCGATGCGGAGGTTATCAAGGACAAAAAGCAGATGGAGGAGTTCTTCGAGGAACTCAACGCTGGCAACCAGGCGACCTACGGATTCGACCAGACCCGCGAGAACCTCATCATGGGTGCAGTCGACCGACTGCTCATCAGCGAAGACCTCCGGAAGGACGTCATCAGCTACGATTGTGGGGAATGTGGGAATACGGATCGCGAGGTCGTCGACCGGCGTAAATCGACGCCGGAACACACCTGCACCGACTGCGGGGCCGAGGTCGACGCGACCGACGACGACCGCGAGGACGCGATTGACCACCTCATCGAAATCGCCGAACAGCGCGGCACCGAGACGAAGTTCATCTCGACGGACTTCGAAAAGGGCGAACAGCTCTACAACGCTTTTGGTGGCTTTGCCGGTATCCTGCGGTACTCGACGGGCGTCTAA
- a CDS encoding NUDIX domain-containing protein: protein MSDVTYVPKACAYITRHTGELLVFDGPGHDGIQIPKGTLEDGESPRDGLFREVMEETGLCSLTAPTHLTTDVWTRRESPPRRYVRHFYHTTVHESRDRWTHTVTDGGEEHGAEFDLYWIQPSTVQAREFALDLDDYVHLLPSYTPADGVVSASD from the coding sequence ATGTCTGATGTAACGTACGTCCCCAAAGCGTGTGCGTACATTACCCGCCACACGGGTGAACTGCTGGTCTTTGACGGACCAGGCCACGACGGAATCCAGATTCCGAAAGGAACGCTCGAGGACGGCGAATCGCCTCGAGATGGACTCTTTCGTGAAGTCATGGAAGAGACCGGCCTCTGTTCGCTGACCGCACCGACACATCTCACGACCGACGTTTGGACGCGCCGCGAGTCGCCGCCGCGACGCTACGTTCGCCATTTCTATCACACAACCGTACACGAATCGCGCGACCGCTGGACACATACCGTAACCGACGGCGGCGAAGAACACGGTGCCGAGTTCGACCTCTACTGGATTCAGCCCTCGACCGTCCAAGCGCGAGAGTTCGCATTGGACCTCGATGACTACGTTCACCTCCTACCGTCGTATACGCCGGCCGACGGTGTCGTTTCAGCGTCGGACTGA
- a CDS encoding PRC-barrel domain containing protein, whose amino-acid sequence MTREMITSDEEGKRVLNTDGTVVGRIVEVRDERAYVDPNPSLTDTIKAKLGWGTAADDAHPLDAGSIERITDDAVYLRGTL is encoded by the coding sequence ATGACACGCGAGATGATTACGAGCGACGAGGAAGGGAAACGCGTTCTGAACACCGACGGCACCGTGGTCGGCCGTATCGTCGAAGTCCGTGATGAACGGGCGTACGTCGACCCCAATCCGAGTCTGACCGATACGATCAAGGCCAAACTGGGCTGGGGAACGGCAGCCGATGATGCCCATCCACTCGATGCCGGGAGTATCGAACGGATCACTGATGATGCCGTCTATCTTCGCGGAACGCTCTGA